The following proteins come from a genomic window of Polyangiaceae bacterium:
- a CDS encoding diguanylate cyclase: MSQRECVTTGESTANVILVVDDDDTIRRLAAHWLREDDSTVIEVGSGVEALELIRAEPERVAVVVLDVMMPELDGFEVLSRLQASPDTAQIPVVLLTAHATTEADVLRGIEQGAFDHVEKPFRGPLLKARVRALKKQRQAALSIRNQLDDIESQAREDGLTRLGNRRHFDASLAREVAHAARHSEPLCLVLMDLDYFKSINDLFGHSQGDRVLTHFANEIRESLRCSDEAFRIGGEEFALILRHTHREDAKSAIRRLKSVMADAPLDLGGGEHRRVTFSAGIASMEEDNEFRAEGLFDRADKALYRAKHAGRNRIELEGDAP, encoded by the coding sequence GTGTCCCAGCGAGAGTGCGTCACGACGGGGGAATCCACTGCCAACGTCATATTGGTCGTGGACGACGACGACACCATTCGGAGGTTGGCGGCCCACTGGCTGCGCGAGGACGATTCCACCGTCATCGAGGTGGGCAGCGGCGTCGAAGCCCTGGAGCTGATTCGGGCGGAGCCCGAGCGTGTCGCAGTGGTGGTCCTGGACGTCATGATGCCGGAGCTCGACGGCTTCGAGGTGTTGAGCCGGCTGCAGGCGTCCCCCGACACCGCGCAGATCCCCGTGGTGCTGTTGACGGCACACGCCACCACCGAAGCCGACGTGCTTCGCGGCATCGAGCAGGGCGCCTTCGACCACGTGGAGAAGCCCTTCCGTGGCCCCCTGCTCAAGGCCCGGGTACGAGCTCTCAAGAAACAGCGCCAGGCCGCGCTGAGCATCAGGAACCAACTCGACGACATCGAGTCTCAAGCGCGGGAGGACGGCCTGACCCGGCTGGGCAACCGCCGGCACTTCGACGCCTCCCTGGCTCGCGAGGTGGCCCACGCGGCACGCCACAGCGAGCCGCTGTGTTTGGTGCTGATGGATCTCGACTACTTCAAGTCGATCAACGACCTGTTCGGCCACTCCCAGGGCGATCGGGTGCTGACCCACTTCGCCAACGAGATCCGGGAGAGCCTGCGCTGCTCCGACGAAGCATTCCGCATTGGTGGTGAAGAGTTCGCGTTGATTCTTCGACACACCCACCGCGAGGACGCCAAGAGCGCCATCCGACGCCTCAAGTCCGTGATGGCGGACGCCCCGCTGGACTTGGGCGGGGGCGAGCATCGCCGCGTGACCTTCAGCGCGGGCATCGCCAGCATGGAAGAGGACAACGAGTTCCGAGCGGAAGGGCTTTTCGACCGCGCGGACAAGGCTCTGTACCGAGCGAAGCACGCGGGGCGTAACCGGATCGAGCTCGAGGGGGATGCACCATGA